From Deltaproteobacteria bacterium, a single genomic window includes:
- the ftsX gene encoding permease-like cell division protein FtsX, translating to MNYLRWLVYFVSEAFQNIKVNIVTSIVTIATIAISLAICGLFLGIFINLSNTLSSMGNEIQVIAYMRDGISVDAISNIERDVAVMPEVESLEYISKEKAFSVFKEELKGQKGILEGLGANPFPASLEIKVKNLFRTPQGIRGLISKLKTTSGIEDVQYGQEWLNRFFAFIRFVEVFALIIGGFLLLATVFIVSNTIRLAVYARREEIEILGLMGATGIFIKAPFLIEGIVEGFLGSVTAVGILHTAREILMLKTPPVFASLVNLPVLTTYFLCGLIAGGIFLGILGSAISLRKRFSLLP from the coding sequence TTGAATTACCTTAGATGGCTTGTATATTTTGTTTCTGAGGCCTTCCAGAATATAAAGGTCAATATTGTAACATCCATTGTGACAATAGCAACAATTGCTATTTCTCTGGCTATCTGCGGATTATTTCTTGGTATTTTTATAAACCTGAGTAATACGCTAAGCAGCATGGGGAACGAGATTCAGGTTATAGCTTATATGAGAGACGGCATATCCGTTGATGCAATCTCAAATATAGAAAGAGATGTAGCTGTCATGCCGGAGGTGGAGAGTTTGGAATACATCTCAAAGGAAAAGGCCTTTTCTGTATTTAAGGAAGAATTGAAGGGACAAAAAGGGATATTAGAGGGTTTAGGCGCAAACCCATTTCCCGCATCGCTGGAGATTAAGGTAAAAAATCTATTCAGGACGCCGCAGGGTATTAGAGGCCTTATATCAAAACTTAAGACAACGAGCGGTATTGAGGATGTTCAATACGGTCAGGAGTGGCTTAACAGGTTCTTTGCCTTTATAAGATTTGTAGAGGTGTTTGCCTTAATAATAGGCGGTTTTCTCCTCTTAGCCACGGTATTTATTGTATCAAATACCATAAGGCTTGCGGTGTATGCCAGAAGAGAGGAGATAGAAATACTGGGTCTTATGGGGGCAACAGGTATATTTATAAAGGCCCCGTTTTTAATTGAAGGCATTGTGGAGGGTTTTTTAGGCTCGGTTACAGCAGTAGGCATTCTGCATACGGCCAGAGAAATTTTGATGCTGAAAACCCCTCCGGTTTTTGCTTCGCTGGTCAACCTGCCGGTTTTAACAACCTATTTTTTATGCGGGCTTATTGCCGGCGGAATTTTTCTGGGCATTCTTGGAAGCGCTATATCTCTGAGGAAGAGGTTCTCCTTACTACCCTGA